The window GCGGACTTTTCCCaacatgcaaaaaaattcattacatgAAATGTGTTTTTTCGAGGTAGCATGTTTGTTCGCTTtctgaacaaaatttttgattgcATTGATCCCATCTTTTGCCCAAGCTTCTTCTCCGCCAAATAAAACACAGGGAAAGCAGTACAAAGCATTCAAATTGACACTTCCCGTCAACCAGCTGAACGACTCGTACCAGGTTTTTTGGAATTTCCGGATAGTTTTGCCGTCTTTTTGTGAAATATTAAGATCAGGTcgtttttgagaattttttaaattaagtttttcttctAATGATAAAGAAGAAAAGTTTCGTTCTTTAATGTATGTAATTGGATCTtcaatatccattattttaaaattaaataagacaaataaaaacaaaactcaaATACAATTACCAATATCAAACAGTCATTCATTAATaactactaaaattaaaatatccactaaaaaaaacgttttttatacacccaaaaataaaaatactactaaatattaaattactagagcacgcgcccgcaccaaatgccaaatgcagattcatcaaaacaaaacaaaactgaagatgtattgcggccgaccagatcaagtgtgtccataaacaataacccctCAACAGcttaataaaatagctggtcgacttccatagacaaaagctcgaatgtctttcccgcgagtaaatttcgcagacgtaataggctgaatgcgatgcggccggacctctgtcgcctgcttgatgcgtatttggttcgattagatgctaagacaaatatcaatgtgtcttcctggggctcggtgtgcatttttattttaatcggtgcggcaggcggggcgcgccttcgaATTAATCATGTATAGatacgttctgtgttaatttttttttaaatttaaattcaacaattacatgaaataattaagtaataaattaataataaataacaggataattttgggtagacagtgtctaccttgtctactcgtacgcttcgccactgggcTCGACTGCTTGGAATTCAAACATAAAACGTCTTTTTTACagcctgaaaaaaaatcataaatccaTGCCTGAaacacctaaaattaaaataaaagtttattagccaaactatttaaaaaaaattaattgatgtCTTAACTGCCTGTACTAATAACATAATTACAAATTTTCGCTTGATGTGGCTTATTCCATGCAGCTCAGGCTTACTTTTTTTTCACGTTGAAcatctgtatattaatttttacaattctAGGTAGTCCAGCCATAAATTCCTAATTATTTCGTTAGTCCAGGTAGCTGAAGCTAGTTatgttcttaaaatttacaccgtttattaattttttgcctggaataatgacgCAATTATGAATTTATGGCCCCCTTGCTTGGAATTCAAACATAAATCGATGGGTTTACagcctcaaaaaaaaacataaattgaaTGACAAATTTGATGCTTGAAATCGCATCCTGTGTTCGAACATACGAATTGTGAAGAAAAATGAGAACATTTCTATAATCATTATTTGCtatgttgaattaaaattactaGGGGTTTGTGTTGTCTTATATTACAGATAAACCATTAGTATTTATGTTTAAGTGTCCTGACTTGGGACGGCAGTACAGGTTACCCGACATTCTAATAAGTTTCTTACCCACTTATGAATGCATAGAAgattaatttatgttttctctttatattattatatatgacTTTGTAGATTTTTCATAATTGTTTTTTgtagacattatttttatctctttataatttaataagaattttaattaggggattaaataaagttttttaagtcgtattatggttttattgaaaagttgagatcGGTTTAGTCTTACCACtactttttaaatacatttataacaTCAAAATGCGTAAAAATACTTGGGGGCACCGACTCGAAATGCACCACCCTCTCGATATTGCAAccgtatttaattaaaatatccgAGAAggttttttcttcctttttaaTCCAGGGCCGTCGATCGTCTCCTATTTGATAAGGTGTTACGTGAACATGGATATTTATTCCTAGAAACAGAAACTATATTGTTGAtgataattaagtttttaagcGATTGTACCTAACGACACAACGGTTCTTAGGATCTCCTTATCGTTAACCCATGTATGTTTACCACCAGAATGGCCTCCATCCAACCAATACATATCCCGAATCTTACGAATAAAACTCAACATTTCTTCGTTCTTCACTGACGCGAACTGATGGAATTCGTGTAAAAACTGATTTAGTACTACGCAACCTTTACTAAATCCTATGAGTGTTATATCCAAAAGACTCAAATTGGTTTTGCTCACCTAAAAAATCCTCTTTAATCCCCGATTTAAAATTCagaatattcaatttattacttttgaaACGCTTTCCAATAAACAACTCAAGTGCCTTAAACCATTATGGTCAGAACAATGACTTGGCACCCCCATATCGCTGCTGTTAACGAAATTTTGAAAGCAACTGAAAGTTTTAAAGTCCATCCTAAAACAAGAGAACTTTCAGCGAAAATCTTTTGAGAGGTTTTAGAGGTTCACTCACATACCTGGCCGGCTTGACCACCAAAATATGCTCATCGGGaaactttttttgtaactttaggGCAGTATCTTCCAAATTCCATTGCTTATGGTGTTTGTTGTCCCTATGTGATTCCATATTCTCTATATAGTCCTACAGTAGGCGtcaatgttttttatttgtggtTTTATGGGATCATTAGGGTTACCTGGACGTCTCCAGGGAAGAATACCACCACTCTGGATGGTTGAGTGATATTTTTAGGTGGAGCATAAACTACATCATTTTTTCGCTCCTCAAAACCACTCAGTTGCAATAAACGTTCACAGGAAGTCACGTTTGAAGACATCCTAGAAACtgcaaataagaaaaaaaagtaatttcaatAATGAACTCAACTCATGAGGTTTTAAAATTACATCTTATGTTTGTGTTTACACAACTGATAAGGCATAAACTATAGAAATAATCAGGTCTgcaattaagaaaaacaattattactaCTCTTGTGAAATAAAACCATTGcaggataaaattaaaatgaaagaagAGGTGACTAAATCAGGACCAGAAAGAAAAGGTAGACACATCTACATCGACACTTTAGCTGGCTACTAAAAAGAAACTTTTGATTCTTTGTAACGTAAATCCGATGTTGGCAGATAAGCTAAATCATGGGTTTAATGTCCAATGCGTTATTAAACTTGGTGCTCCATATGATATGATCAATAATATTGATGATTGAGTTAAAGACTTTCCAAAAAATGACTGTGTTATAATCTCGGCTGGTTTCAATAAGTTCTAATATgacaaaattccaaaatttaaagCTATTTGTTTATGCTTTATGCACACATTTAATGAAAGGTTATTAATAGGGTTAATCATGTGTCTGAAGGGTTCATTTCAtttctaaatcttttaaatgtAAAGGGTAACCAAATAGTTAGATTGTTAGTAATAACAGATcttatcaaaaacaaattattttcattagCAAACGATTCTAagaataagaataatttttgtagCTATAATAACCggaaaagaatttcttacttttTTGCACCAAAAGAAAAATCCTAAGACAACTGAACATACTAATCCAATTGATCTAACAGATATGATTCGCTCGAGTTTTTCAAGCTTCGAATTTATTAGTGCCAGTCATCTCAATAGGTGGTTTAccattacattattaaatatGCAGTCTAGTAGaggtaaattttataatttgacTATTCTATTGGAAAGCTTAAGTTATCTAACAATGGTTACATTGGTACAATTCAAGTTTTATCATTACACCAGATGACTGCCAAACATTAGTTGACACTATGTCAAGATGTATTAAAGCACTTGAGTGATTTGCCGCTGTTTGgtttcattgatttttattaatcgacagtttttatgaatttttgtaAGATAACAGGTAGTATCTCCGGTGTCATCGAGTCTCACACAAattcaaagcaaataaaaaacccCCCGGTCCTGCATACCTAAATCCATTGCATACTTTCAGTCTTCGTTTGTGTGTCGAGTCGACCATAAGTACCTCTCCGCTTTTCGaaattatcgatttttattttgtaccgTGTTACCGTGTTGTTCAttgttcattaaataaataggtaaaTATGCCTAAGCACAGCCGTAAACGACAACATTTTTGTAGTCGATCTAGAGAACGGAAAAATCGGCGTTTAGAAAAACGATTGGCCGAAATGCAACGACAATTAGATGAAATTAATAGTCGGGAAAAAAGGCGACGTTTGGAGAGTATGGGGAGCTCTAGAGGCGGTGATGCCGGAGAACCCAGTGCATATTT of the Anthonomus grandis grandis chromosome 3, icAntGran1.3, whole genome shotgun sequence genome contains:
- the LOC126733721 gene encoding mitochondrial protein C2orf69 isoform X2 gives rise to the protein MSRKILKFEYFYCNFLTFIRKPYCFIPARLHLEYLVSRMSSNVTSCERLLQLSGFEERKNDVVYAPPKNITQPSRVVVFFPGDVQDYIENMESHRDNKHHKQWNLEDTALKLQKKFPDEHILVVKPARMDFKTFSCFQNFVNSSDMGVPSHCSDHNGLRHLSCLLESVSKVSKTNLSLLDITLIGFSKGCVVLNQFLHEFHQFASVKNEEMLSFIRKIRDMYWLDGGHSGGKHTWVNDKEILRTVVSNKYPCSRNTLSNRRRSTALD
- the LOC126733721 gene encoding mitochondrial protein C2orf69 isoform X1, with product MSRKILKFEYFYCNFLTFIRKPYCFIPARLHLEYLVSRMSSNVTSCERLLQLSGFEERKNDVVYAPPKNITQPSRVVVFFPGDVQDYIENMESHRDNKHHKQWNLEDTALKLQKKFPDEHILVVKPARMDFKTFSCFQNFVNSSDMGVPSHCSDHNGLRHLSCLLESVSKVSKTNLSLLDITLIGFSKGCVVLNQFLHEFHQFASVKNEEMLSFIRKIRDMYWLDGGHSGGKHTWVNDKEILRTVVSLGINIHVHVTPYQIGDDRRPWIKKEEKTFSDILIKYGCNIERVVHFESVPPSIFTHFDVINVFKK